Proteins co-encoded in one Schistosoma mansoni, WGS project CABG00000000 data, supercontig 0283, strain Puerto Rico, whole genome shotgun sequence genomic window:
- a CDS encoding XP_018644699.1, giving the protein MVCRNNSHTSDVISYNSENRMLNESNHDQKPNSVMVDVEFPDDPLPNETLNQFEENISEESDSDIISSVSGPHNELISNDIPNECEKYVSYELNSSHISDVIVSYVGYSHEQCMLNRIPSQGYNDTEGIAKFSEATREPVCPEVKFAQTENPNQVQDYPNEYEADECFLFDCFAGKSSLIESHVLITYINAYPSVYSNMNNKKYMYHDFYSSQSHRMEYLKSYISVYPQILTYSSRCVRFEKIMQIGNVILAKTLRSKDPTLFRGGGYCWKVHDANSKYQWFHYKAGVLIVYNSRTQVSLFQFRLLILILMSAF; this is encoded by the coding sequence atggtttgtcgtaataattcacatacttctgatgtaatttcttacaactctgagaatagaatgttaaatgagtcaaatcatgatcaaaaaccaaattcagtcatggtagatgttgaattccctgatgatccattacctaatgaaactcttaatcaatttgaggaaaatatttcagaagaatcggattctgatatcatatcaagtgtcagtggtcctcataATGAATtgatctctaatgatattcctaatgaatgtgaaaaatatgtttcttatgagttgaattctagtcatatttctgatgttattgtgtcatatgttggatactctcacgaacaatgcatgttgaatagaatccctagtcaggggTATAATGATACAGAGGGGATAGCAAAATTTTCCGAAGcaaccagagaaccagtttgcccagaagtgaagtttgcacagacagagaatccaaatcaagtccaagattatcctaatgaatatgaggcagatgaatgttttctattcgattgtttcgcaggtaaatcaagcctaattgaatcacatgtgttaattacatatatcaatgcatatccatctgtatattctaatatgaataacaaaaagtatatgtatcatgatttttattcaagtcaaagtcacaggatggaatacctcaaatcatatatcagtgtttatccccaaatactcacatacagtagtcgatgcgtaagatttgagaagataatgcaaattgggaatgtcatattggctaaaacattgcgaagtaaggacccaacattatttcgtgggggagggtattgttggaaagtccatgatgcaaattctaaatatcaatggtttcactacaaagccggagtgctgattgtatacaattccagaacccaggttagtctgttccaatttcggttgttaattctaatactaatgagtgcattctaa